CGCTCACGGCGCAGCAGCCCTACAACAACGTCGTGCGCGTCGCGCTCCAAGCGCTCGCCGCGGTCCTCGGCGGCACGCAGTCGCTCCACACGAACAGCCTCGACGAGACGTACGCGCTCCCCACCGAGGACGCCGTCACCATCGCGCTCCGCACCCAGCAAATCATCGCCGAAGAGACGGGCGTGCCGAGCACGATCGACCCGCTCGGCGGCTCGTACTTCCTCGAGGAGCTCACGACCAAGATGGAGGAGGAGGCCCTCGCGACCATCAAGCGCATCGACGAGATGGGCGGCATGGTCGCGGCGATCGAGAAGGGCTACCCCCAGCGCGAGATCGCGGCGAGCGCGTACCGCTTCCAGCGCCAGCTCGAGACGGGCGAGCGCGTGATGGTCGGCGTGAACAAGTACGTGTCGGACGAGCAGGGGTCGGCCATCCCGCTCCTCCGCATCGACGAGACGGTCCAGAAGACCCAGGTCGAGAACCTCCAGAAGGTCAAAACCTCGCGTGACGCCAAGGCCGTGGAGAGCTGCCTCGCCGCCGTGCGCAAGGCCGCCTCCGAGGGAGCGAACCTCATGCCGCCCATCATCGAAGCGGCCAAGGCCTACGCCACCCAGCAAGAGATCTGCGACGTCCTCCGGGACGTGTTCGGCACGTACACCGACCCCGCCGAGTTCTGAAAAACCTCGAGAACAAATGGGTTTTCGGGCGTCTCTCCCTCGGGAAAGGCGCCCGAGGTCGTTCCAGGCCCCGAAAAGCCGCGATTTTCCCGGGGACAAGGGCCAAAACCACTCCGAAACCCGCCCCGAGAAGTCAAGAAAACGACATGTAGTACCCCGTATGACCTTGTCGTTGACGCGGCGCATGCTAGAGCGGCGCGCATGATGACGACGACGTTCCGTGCGGCCCTGGTCTCGCTCCCGCTGCTCGCTCTCGCGGCCCTCTCGGGGTGTGCCGCCGAGGCGTCGGACGAGCCCGAGGTGACCGAGTCGGAGGACGCGCTCGCCGCCAAGGCCGACGAGCACTGGTTCTACAATGGCGCGCTCCCGGCGCTCGAGCAGCCCGCGGTCACGGTGTCTCTCAAGGGGCACACGGCCCGCCTCACGGGCCTCCTGCCCACGGGCAAGGAGCTCCCCGCGCTGCCCCACGTGAAGACCTCCGTCGAGAACGGTCGGGTCCGCGTCGACGCCGTCTACCCCATCGCGACGGCGCGCCCCGGCAAGTCGAACTCGCGCCCGGGCACCTACGCGTTCCACTGGGCGAAGCCCTACCGCCCGGACGGGTCGGCCTTCACGCAGGACGAGGGCGAGCACTTCGTCCCCTGGGGCGGGTTTCCGTTCATCGCGTACGACGGCGGCATCGCCCTCCACGGGCCCATCACGGCGACCGACAACGCCGCTCCCGGCGAGCTCTCGGTGTGGGTGCTGAAGCGCGGCACGGTGTCGGGCGGTTGCAACCGCATGCTCGGCGAGCACGTGGTCGAGCTCACGCACGCGATCGGCGTCGACATGCGCAAGGTCTATGGGGCGAACGTCGGCTTCCGCCCCGCGACCCCGGCCAAGGTCACCGTCGTCGCCGACTACGACAAGTACGACGGGAAGCTCGTGGACGTGGACTACCCGACGGACGTCGGCGTCGTGCGCCCGGGCAAGGTCGTGGGCGCCGACAAGGTCGCCATGTTCGGCTCGTGGGTCGCCTCCGAGCTCCCGAACGGCCAGGATCTCCCCCCGAACATGAAGTGGGAGGGCGGGGTCGCCAACGATTGGTACGTGTTCGCCGAGCACGTCCTGCCGAACACGGTGTGCTCGGCGCCGAAGAGCGACCTCACGAAGCTCAAGGCGTTCGTGGCCCGAAAGGGCGGCGTTCCGATGAACTTCTGCGCGAAGAAGGCGTGCTACCTCGACGCGATTCGCGCCGGGCGCGAGCCTTCGTGCCGGTGAGAGCGGGAACGTAGCTCCCCGCGAGGTGTCGGAGCCGGGATGCGCGCTCGCTCCGTCGGTCTTCGTGTCGTCGCTCGGCTCTTCGTCGTCCTCGTGGCGAGCGGCTGCGGAGCCTCGTCGCGCGAGACGCCGGCACGTGCGCCCCACCCGAGCGCGGCCCTCGGGGACGAGCCCTCCACGGCACAGCCCACGACGCCCAGCGCTTCGTCACCTCTCGAGACGAAAATCGAAGCTCCGAGCCCGTCGGCCTCGGCCTCGGCGATCGCGCCCGAGGGCCCCTCGAAAACCGTGTGCGTGGGGAAGGCCCGCCCCGCGCGACCCGCGGCCGCGACCTGCTGCTACCCGGCGATGGAGCCCATTCGTGCCGCCATGCGCGCGCTACGCCCCCGCTTCGTCGAGTGCCTCACGCGCCACGGCGACCCCGAGGGCCGCGTGCTCCTGCGCATCGCGGTCGGGACGAGCGGCGAGCCGGACGAGGTCTGCGGCGAGAGCACGATCGTCGATCCGTCCGGCGCTTTCCTGCGATGCGTGGTCGAGGCCGCTCGAGCCGCGCGGCTTCCCGCGTCGAGCGACGCGCAGGAGCGCGTGTGCGGCTCGATGCGACTCGCCTACCCCGTCCAATTTTCACGAAGCATATCCAGCCCTTAGAAAAATCGACGTGGCTTTCGAAAGTGGGCGCCCTCCGCCGACGACACGGAGGCATGGTCGGCGTATTCCCGCCGGCCGAGGAGCCTCTCGATGAACGACTCGACCCTCGCGCCCGTGCCCTCGTCCCCCAAGTCCGACACCGGCTGGCTCTTGGCGATCGCGCACTTCGGCACCTGCTTCTCGTGGTTCTTGGCGCCCCTCTTCGTGTGGCTCTACGTGCGGAGCGCGGCCCCGGAGCTCCGGACGCGCGCGCTCGCGGTCCTGCTCTGGTCGCTCCTCGGGACGGCCCTCGCCGCGGTGACGTGCGGTCTCGCCGTGCCGGTCTTCCTCGTGGTGCACGTGTGGGCCGGAATCAAAGAGCTCCGCGACGAGCCGTTCGAGTACCCGCTCGCGTCCGACTTCGCGCGGAGGCTCGAGGCCTGAGCGCCGTCCCTTACGCGACGATGACCTCGGCGACGCTCTCCACGCGGGAGGGCGTCGCGAGGAGCGCGGCCATCGCGGGGACCAGGATCTCGCGAAACGTGGATTCCCGCAGCCTCGCGACGTGCGAGGCCCCGAGACGACCGTGAGCCTCGAGCATGCTCGCGGCGTCGTCCCCTTCGGAGGCTGGCACGTGGGCGGCGCGGCGCGCTTCGTCGAACGCGGATTGGGCGGCATCGCGCGCCGGTGCTCCGCCCACGCCGATCGCCCACGCGACGACCCGGAACGCGAAGGCGGCGTGGACCCTCTCGTCCTCGGCGATGCGCGAGAGCACGGCGCGCGCACAAGGTTCCGTGCAAAGGAGCGCGCTCTCCGCCGCGACGAGCGCCGCGAACGACTCCCCGACGCAGCCGTCACGGACCGTCGCGGCGACGAGCTCTTCGAGGGTGGTCGCGAGACCTTCCGACCCGGCGAGGGCGAACGGCGCAGGTCCCATGGGCGACGAGGACGGGTCCACCGCGCGCGCGAGGCCGAACGCGAGGCGCGCGTGCTCGATCTCGTCGAGCGCGGCCTCGTGGGCGCCCCGGACCAACGAGGGCGGCGCCCCGAGCGCTACGAGCTCCAGCGAGAGCCGGGCGAACGACGCGATCGACGCGTGCTCCATGGCGGCGTCCGCGAGCCACGCGTCACGGAGCCGAGCCGCGAGCGCACCCTCGAGCGGCGCGACGACCTTTGCATCGAAGAGCCCCCAGTCGCCGCGAGGAACGAGCCGAGGGACCCTCGGGATCCCCTCGACCACGAGAGGCCCCCACAGGGTGGGACAGGCCCCTGACAGATCTCGTAGCAGCACTCCCCTTTTCGCGCGAAAGGCCCTTTCAGCAGGGTCATCCCGCTGCACGACGTCGGCATTTCGGAGCGCGCGACACACCCTGCCGCATCGTAGCGCGTGGTGTCCCGAGCGCCGGGAGGCGGAGCCGGCACGTTGGCGAACGTGGGCGGCGGCCGATACGACGGGATGCAGTACGACGTCGTGGCCTTGCACCACGACGGCTTCGGCGTGGGAGGCTCGGGGGGCGCGGGAGCCTGCACGACGGACGGCGTGGGTGTGGGCGTGGGCGTGGGCGTGGGTGTGGGCGTGGGCGTGGACGCGACACTCGCTACGACGGGGGTGACCCGCGGCTCCAAGGCAGCTCCTGCATCACCGGGCTGCCCCTCGATCGCGGCGATGCCGCCGTCGGGTCGCGCCGCCTCGGCCGGCGGAGGGAGCGGCGCCGGGGCCTCGGGTTCCTTGCATCCTACATACAACGCCGGGCTCACCGCGAGCGCGGAGAAGATGGCACATCGGATGATCTCGGCGGACATGCGCGCTCCTCTCGATGGGGGTGACCGCATGGTACCATCGTGCCCACGTGAGCGAGCTACGGACCCACGGCGGTGACGAGGGACCGGCCCGCTGCGCCTTCTGCGCGGCCGAGGCGGCGGGGCCCTGCGCGTCGTGCCTCACCCCCGTGTGCGGGAGCTGCTGCACGCTCACCGAAGGGACGTCGCGCCCATGGGCCATCTGCCTCGAATGCGACAGAAAGAAGGGGCGGAGCCTCGCGGCGTCGTGGGCTCGGTTCGGGGCATTTTTGCTCGGCATCCTCGCCGCGCTGGGGCTCGCGGTCGCGGCGCTCCACGCCTTCGCGCGCTGAAGGCCCGAGCCACGATTCGCCGTCGGCCAGGCGCGTCGCCCGACAGGATGACGCGCGCCGATTCTCCCTTCCCCGCGCGCCGCACCCGCCCCACCCTGGAAGCATGACCACCGCGGGCACGAACGGGACCTTCGCCACGACGAGCCTCGCGAAGCTACGGCTGCCGAGGCGCGGCCTCACACGAACCCTCGCGAGCCTGTTCGTGCGCTACCGCGTCGCGCGTCGCGCGGAGGCCGGGGAGGCCGCGACCTACCGCGTGTCGGCTCGCCCGACCGAGTCCGGACAGCTCGCAGTACCCGAGGTCGCGCGCGCCGCCGAGCGGCTCGGTCTTCGGTACCTCGGGGTCTCGGAGTTCCTCGGGCTCGTGGGGTTCATCCCGCGTGACGTGTGGGTGTCCGAGTGCGGCCGGGTGCTCGTGTCGGCGCGGCGCGCGACGGCAGGCGGTATCGAAGGTCAGATGTCGCCGTACATCGTGAGCTCGGTGCTCGACGATCGCACGGCGCTCGAGACCTACGGCAAGTCGCCAGCGCCCATCCCGTCGTCGGAGAACGTGCTCGTGCTCGGGGGTCGCGGAGACCTCGAGGCGGACGTCGCGCTCCACCTCACGATGCTGAAGGACCAGATGGACGCCCACCCCGAGGCCTCCCCCGTGGTGATCCACACGATCGACGAGGCCGTCGCGCTCTGGAACGTGTGGGACGTGGACATCGGCTCCCTCGCCTGCGCAGAGCAGATCGTCAGCGTGCGCCTCACGGCCTACGGAGCGGTGGTCGGGCTCGTCTTCGCGCTCGTGTGGGCCCTCACCCACGTGCGCTAGGTTGCGCAAAATTTTCGCGTTCGAAGAACCTCGGTTCTCGTCGGGGAGGCGGAGACCCTCTTCTCCCTTGACCGCAGGCGCAAAATCCTATTTCTGGCGCGAGCTTGTCCTCGCGAGCCGTTGGCGCGAGGCGGCGTTCGGTGCCGCGGCATGAGGCCGCGCGTGTCGCCCAAGGCCCTTCCGAAGGAAGCAACGTTTCGTGGACTTTTTGCCCCATTCCGCCATCGGCACGGGCGTGCTCGCCCTGGTCGTCGCGCTCGGCCTCTACTTCCGCGTCAAGTCCGTCCCCGAGGGGAACGAGCAGATGGCGCGTATCGCGCGCTACATCCGCGAAGGCGCGATGGCGTTCCTCGTGCGCGAGTACAAGGTCCTCGGGATCTACGCCGCCGTGGTCTTCGCCGCCCTCGCCGCCGCTCTCAGCGTCGAAGCGGGTCTCGCCTTCCTGTCGGGAGCGTTCTTGTCGCTGCTCGCCGGCTTTTTCGGGATGAAGGCGGCGACGTACGCGAACGTGCGCACGGCCGAGGCGGCCCGCTCGAAGGGCAAGGCGGAGGCGCTGCTCACCGCGCTCGACGGCGGCGCCGTCATGGGCCTCTGCGTCGCGGGGCTCGGCCTCATCGGCATGGGCATCGTCTACCTCGTGTACCGTAACGCCGAGGCGCACAAGCTCGGCACGGTCATCCACTCCTTCGCCGTCGGCGCGAGCAGCATCGCGCTCTTCGCGCGCATCGGCGGCGGCATCTACACGAAGGCGGCCGACGTCGGCGCCGACATCGTCGGCAAGGTCGAGGCGAACATCCCCGAGGATGACCCGCGTAACCCTGGCGTCATCGCGGACAACGTCGGCGACAACGTCGGCGACATCGCCGGCATGGGCGCGGACATCTACGAGAGCTACGTCGCGGCCGTGGTCGCCGCGATGGCCCTCGGCCTCACCATTCCCCAGGCGGAGCTCCAGTCGCTCGCGCCGGGCGAGACGGACGAGAAGAAGCTCCGCTTCATCGCGGTGGCCCTCCCGCTCCTCCTCGCGACGGTCGGCCTCGTCGTGTCGATCGTGGGCATCTTCATCACCCGCGCGATGAAGAACCTCCCGCCGGCCCGCGTGCTCCGCCTCGCGCTCATCGTCCCGCCGTTCCTCGTGATCGCGGCGTCGTTCCCCGTGCTCGGCAAGCTCGGCATCAGCCAGACCGCCGTCATCGTGCTCGCCGCTGGCGCGCTCGGCGGCGCCATCGTCGGCCTCATCACCGACTACTACACGTCGATGGGCCCCATCGAGCGCATCGCCAAGGCCTCGCTCACCGGCCCCGGCACGAACGTGATCTCCGGCCTCGCGGTCGGGCTCGAGTCGGTCGCCATTCCGATCCTCACGCTCTGCATCGTCGGCGCGGTCTCGAATCACTATCTCGGCCTGTACGGCATCGCCCTCTCGGCCGTCGGTATGCTCGCCGGCACCGCCATCGTCATGACGGTCGACGCGTACGGCCCCATCGCCGACAACGGCGGCGGCATCAGCGAGATGAGCGGCCTCGGCAAAGAGGTCCGCGACATCACCGACGAGCTCGACGCCGTCGGCAACACGACGGCCGCCGTCGGCAAGGGCTTCGCCATCGGCTCGGCCGTGCTCACGGTCGTCGCGCTCTTCGCGGCGTTCAACATGGAGGTCAACGCGGTCCGCAAGGTCAACCATATGGAGGGCCTGTCGCTCAACATCACCGACGCCAAGGTGCTCATGGGCATCCTCTTCGGCGCCATCCTACCGTGCCTCGTCGGCGCCACCACGATGACCTCCGTCGGCAAGGCCGCCGGCGCCATCGTCGAGGAAATCCGTCGTCAATTCCGTGAGATCCCGGGCCTGCTCGAGGGCAAGCCGGGCGTCGATCCGGAGCCCAAGAAGATCGTCGACATCGCGACCACCGCGGCCATCAAGGAGATGATCCTCCCGGGCGCGATCGCGGTGCTCGCCCCGGTCGTCGTGGGCTACGCGTTCGGACCTCAGCTCCTCGCGGGCATGCTCGCCGGCTCGCTCGCCGTCGGCGCCACGCTCTCGCTCATCATGGCGAACGGCGGCGGCGCGTGGGACAACGCCAAGAAGTACATCGAGAAGGGCGGCCTCGAGGGCCACAAGAAGGGCTCGGACGCGCACAAGGCGGCCGTCGTCGGCGACACCGTCGGCGATCCCTTCAAGGACACCTCGGGCCCCGGCATCGCGATCCTCATCAAGGTCATGGGCGTCGTCTCGCTTCTGATTGCGCCGCTAGTCGCCCTCCGCTAGGGACGTCGGCGCTTCGGGGCGATACCTTCGGGAGGCCGGCGTCGGGCGTGCTCGCGTACGGGAGTACGCTCCGCGCGACCCTCCTTGGCCTCCCTCGGTCTCGCCCCGAATCGCTCGACGTCCCGGCTCCCGTTGGGTTGTTGGAGAGAGAGAGCCCCGACTTGCGTCGGGGCTTTTCTTGTTTGGCGCGTCGCTTTGCTCGCGCCCGCTTGCGCCTTCGGCGGCTCGCGGGGGCCGCTTGCGCCTTCGGCCTCGCGCCCGCTTGCGCCTTCCGCGGTTCGGGCTCCTCGCGTGGGCGGGCTCGGTGTAGAGCGAGGCATGCTCAAGCTCTCGCTGTCTCCCGAAGGGCGACGACGGACGACGTCGTTCCTCGCGCTCGCGGCGCTCGCTTCGGCGTCTTGTGGCGCTCTGCCGCCGAGGCCGAAGGGGGAGGCTCCGGCGAAGAAGTCGCTCGCGACGGCGGCGCTCGTGCCCTTCGAGGTCGCGAACGACGAGGACGTGGCTCGGGCGATACGTGAGTATTACACGAAGTTCGAGTACCGGATCCCGATGCGGGACGGGGTGAAGCTCCATACCCATGTGTACGTTCCGAAAGACGACGCCCACGTCTTTCCGATGATGCTCCAGCGAACGCCGTACGGCGTGCCCCCGTACGGTGTCGACAATGGGCCCGTGGCCTCGAATTCTCGGGTGCTTCGGCGGTTCGCGCCCCACCCGGCCATGATCCGCGAGGGTTACGTGTTCGTGCACCAAGACGTGCGCGGAAAGATGATGAGCGAGGGAACGTTCGTCGACGTGAGGCCACACCGCGCCGCCGGCGCCAACGGCCCGAACGACGTGGACGAGACCACCGACGCGTTCGACACCGTCGATTTCCTCGTCAAGAACGTGCCTCGAAACAGCGGCGACGTGGGCGTGTGGGGCATCTCGTACCCCGGCTTCTACGCGGCGCAGGCGGCGATCTCCGGCCACCCCGCGATCAAGGCCGTCTCGCCTCAGGCCCCCGTTACCGAGTGGTTCCTCGGCGACGACTTCCACCACAACGGCGCGTTCTTCCTCGCCGAAGCGTTCGACTTCTACTCGAGCTTCGGCAAGGTGCGCCCCAAGCCCGTGCCGAAGGCCACGTGGGGCTTCGACTACGGCACGGGAGATCTCTACGACTTCTTCCTGCGCCTCGGTCCGCTCGCGCGCACGAACGAGGTCCATTTCGAGGGCAAGCTCCCCTTCTGGAACGATCTCTTCGCCCACGGCTCCCGCGACGACTTCTGGAAGGCACGCGACCCTCGGCCCCACTACCGCACCGTCAAACCCGCCGTGCTCACAGTGGGCGGCTTCTTCGACGCGGAGGACCTCTGGGGCTCCCTCGAGACGTACAAGGCCTTCGAGACGCAGAGCCCGGGAGCCAAGAACCACCTCGTCATGGGCCCGTGGCGGCACGGCGGGTGGGCGCGCTCCGACGGCGACAAGCTCGGCGCCCTCTCGTTCGCCCAGAAGACCTCCGTGCAGTACCACGAGCGCGTCGAGGCCCCGTTCTTTCGTAAGTACCTGAAACACCAAGGAGATCTCGCGCTCGCCGAGGCCACCTGCTTCGAGACGGGCACGAACGAATGGCGGCGCTTCGACGCGTGGCCTCCGCGCGAGGCGGTCGCGAACCACGTGTACTTTGCACCCCAAGGCGCGCTGTCGACGAAGTCCCCCGGCACGGCCACGTCCGGCAGCGACGCGTACACGAGCGACCCGAAGAAGCCCGTTCCGTACCTCGGGAGGCCGTCCGCCGAGGTCGACGCGACCTACATGGTGGAGGACCAGCGCTTCGCGAGCCGAAGGCCCGACGTGCTCGTCTACGAGAGCCCGAAGCTCACCGAGGACCTGACCTTGGCCGGCCCCGTCGACGTCGACCTGTGGGTGAGCACGACCGGGACCGACGCCGACTTCGTCGTGAAGCTCGTCGACGTGCTCGGCGACGACGCGCAAGATCCGGAGCCGAACCCTACGGGCGTCAAGATGGGCGGATACCAGGCGCTCGTCCGGCTCGAGGTGATGCGTGGCAAGTTCCGCGACGGGTTCGACGCGCCGAAGCCGTTCGTGCCCGGGCAGCCCACGCGGGTTCGGTTCTCTCTCGCCGACGTGCTCCACACGTTCCGCCCCGGGCACCGGCTCATGGTCCAGGTGCAGTCCTCCCTCTTCCCGTTGGTCGACCGCAATCCGCAGACGTTCTGCGACATCTACGCGGCCAAAGAAGACGACTTTCGCCCGGCGACGCATACGCTGCTTCGCACCCCCGAGCACCCCTCGAGCCTCGGGGTGCGTGTGCTGCGCGGCAAGCTGCCGTTCTGACCCCGCCCGGGCGCGCCGGTGCTAAGGTGCCCGGCGCTGCCATGGCTGCCTACGTTTTTCCGTTCGAGAAGCCCATCGTCGCCATCGCCCAACGCGTGAGAGATCTCCGCGCGCTCACGGACACCGATCCCAAGCTCTTGCCCGAGCTCCGCAAGCTCGAGGACAAGGCGAACCGCCTCGCGCGCGCCCTCTTCAAGGAGCTCACGCCCTGGCAGAAGGTGCAGCTCTCGCGGCACCCGAATCGTCCCTACACGCTCGACTACGTGAACGCGCTCTTCACCGATTTCGTCGAGCTCGCCGGAGACAGGCTCTACGCGAACGACGCGTCGATCGTGGGCGGAATGGCTCGATTTCGTGGGCGCAGCGTCGTCGTCGTGGGCCACCAGAAGGGGCGCGGCGCGAAGGAGAACGTGAAGCGCAACTTCGGTATGCCGCACCCCGAGGGCTACCGAAAGGCCCAGCGCCTCTTCGACCTCGCGTCGCGTTTCGGCCTCCCGCTCTTCACCTTCATCGACACCCCGGGCGCGTACCCGGGCCTGGGCGCCGAAGAGCGCGGTCAGAGCGAGGCCATCGGCTCGTGCCTCGCGGTCATGAGCCGCGTGCGTGTGCCCATCGTCGCGACCATCATCGGGGAAGGCGGCTCGGGCGGCGCCCTCGCGCTCGGCGTGGCGAACCGCGTGAACGTGCTCGAGTACGGCACCTACAGCGTCATCACGCCCGAGGGGTGCGCGTCGATCCTCTGGAAGGACGGCGCGAAGGCCGAGCTCGCCGCCGAGAGGCTCAAGATCACGGCTCACGACCTGCTCGCGCTCCGCGTGGTGGACGAGGTCGTCGACGAGCCTCCGGGTGGCGCGCATCAAGATCCCGAGGCTGCCGCGAAGTCCGTGGGCGAGTCGCTCGCGCGCGCCCTCGTGGACCTCGATCGCCTCTCGCCGACCGAGCTCGTCGAACAACGCTACGAGCGGTTCCGAGCCCTCGGGACCTACGGCGGAGAGCTCACGCTCTGAACGTTTCGTCGTCGGACGAGGACGGGCACCCCACGCCCGACATGGTCACACGTCCGACCACCATGGACGACCCGTCGCGTCACGTCGTGTGGCGCGTTGCGGCGCAAAAAAAGGCACAAAACCTCGGAAATTCACCCGGGGTCACCTGTTCCGTGTCGTTCCGTATGCTATGAGCGGGGACAATGTCCGTAAGTCTCCCCCTCGATGGAACCGTCACGATCGTCACCGGCGCGAGCCGGGGAATCGGCGAGGCGATCGCCCGGGCCATCGTGGCGGCCGGCGGTAAGGTCGTGCTTGCGTCGCGCAAGATCGAGTCGCTCGAGCCCATCGCGCGCTCCCTTGGTGACGCGGCGTTCGCCGTGGCGGCGCACACGGGGCGCGAGGCCGAGTGCGACGCCCTCGTCGACGCGGCCGTGAAGAAGTTCGGCAAGGTCGACGGGCTCGTGAACAACGCGGCGGCGAACCCGTACTTCGGCCCCCTCGTCGACACCGACATGGGCGCCTGGGAGAAGACCTTCGAGGTCAACGTGAAGGGCTACTTCTGGATGGCGCGCGGGGTGATCCGGCACCTCCAGTCGCGCAGCGCGAAGGGCTCGATCGTGAGCGTCGCGTCGGTGGCCGGGCTCGAGGCCGCGCCGATGATGGGCGCCTACGGCATGACCAAGGCCGCCGTCCTGTCGATGACGAAGACCCTCGCCGTCGAGCTCGGCGGTCAGGGTATCCGCGTGAACGCGATCGCCCCGGGGTTCGTCGACACCCGCTTCGCCGCCGCGGTCGTCCAGAACGACTCGCTGCTCACCGAAGTGAAGAAAAAGACGCCTTTGGGCCGCGTCGCCGCCCCGGAAGAGATCGCCGGGGGTGTCGTCTTCCTCCTCGGAAACGGCGCCAGTTATTTGACAGGGCACACCCTTGTGATCGACGGAGGTATGACGGTGTCCTGAGAAGGCACCCCTTACCGCCTCTTCGAAGACCAACGAAAATCGAAACTCGAGGGCCGCGTGGCCCTCATGCAAGTCGCCCTCATCGGCAATCGGGGCGTGTGTCGGGGACGTCGTGGCAACCATGCAGTCGGGCCTAGTCATCGTCGGGAAATACCGCCTGAACCAGCTCCTGGGGACGGGCGGCATGGCCGAGGTGTGGTCGGCGACCAACGTGTTCACGGAGCGCGAGTTCGCCGTGAAGTTCCTGAGCCCCGAGGTCGCCAAGACCCCGGAGCACGCGGCCCGGTTCCTCAAGGAAGCCAAGGTCTCCGCGCGGGTCAACCACCCGAACATCATCGACATTTTGGACGTCGGCCAGACCGACGACGGCAAGCTCTTCTTGGTGATGGAGCTCCTCTCGGGCGTGCCGCTCGAGGTGGCGATGCGCCGCCAGACGCCGCCGATGACGATCCCCGAGCTCGTGTTCGTCATGACCGAGGTCGCCTCGGCGCTCGCCGCGGCCCATCGCGCGGGCGTGGTCCACCGCGACCTCAAACCGTCGAACATCTACCTCCACCGCGATCACAAGTCGCACGCGGCGGTGCCGAAGCTGCTCGACTTCGGCGTGAGCAAATTCCTCGAGGACGGCGGCCCCAACGTGGCCCTCACGATGGCCGGCACGGTGCTCGGCTCGCCCCTCTACATGAGCCCGGAGCAGGCCCGCGGAGACTCGAACCTCGACGGCCGCACCGACGTGTTCGCCTTCGGGGCCATCTTGTTCGAGGCCCTCACCGGTCAGCGCCCGTTCGACGCGGCGAACTTCAACGCGCTCATCGTCAAGATCGCGACGACCCCCCCGAAGGACATCGACGTGATCGCGCCCGAGGTGCCCGACGCCCTCCGCGACGTCGTGAAGCGCTGCCTCGAGCCGCAGCGCGACCACCGCCTCGCCACCTTCGAGGCCGTCGCCGAGCGCCTCGTCGCGATCCTGCCCGACCTCGAGAAGGACCCGCGGCCGCTCCCTCCTCCGCAGACGATCCTCTCGACGGACGACCCCGACGCCACGAACGCGCTGCCGATCGTGCGCCCCGGCGATCGCCCGCTGTCGGTCCCGCCGCCCCCGGCCGCGGGCACGCCCCACTTCTCCGCGTGGCCCACGCCCACGCCTCACCTCTCGTACACGACGTCACCCGCATCTTTCGCGCCTCCCGCGTCGGCCCCCGCCGCGCACATGCGCTCGATCTACGCGGGCGGAGCGGCGGCCGCGGCGGCCATCGTCGTGCTGCTCGTGCTCCTCGTGACGGCGCTGCGCCGCGAGCCCACGGTCATCACGGTCGCCGGGCCCGCACAGATCACGTCGGCCTCGGCCCCTGCCCCCTCGGTGAGCTCCGATCCGGCCGTTCCGACCGTGGCCGTCGATACGCTCCCGGTCGCGTCCAAGTCCACGATTCCACTCGAAAAAGGCAAAGGGCGCCTCTTCATCTCGGCGGGCCCGAGCTGGTGCACCGTCACCGTCGATGGGGTCTCCAAGGGGCCGACGCCGCTCCCCGCGCTCGATCTCGCCCCAGGCACGCACCAGCTCCGCTGCGACGCGCCGAGC
The DNA window shown above is from Myxococcales bacterium and carries:
- a CDS encoding serine/threonine protein kinase, whose product is MQSGLVIVGKYRLNQLLGTGGMAEVWSATNVFTEREFAVKFLSPEVAKTPEHAARFLKEAKVSARVNHPNIIDILDVGQTDDGKLFLVMELLSGVPLEVAMRRQTPPMTIPELVFVMTEVASALAAAHRAGVVHRDLKPSNIYLHRDHKSHAAVPKLLDFGVSKFLEDGGPNVALTMAGTVLGSPLYMSPEQARGDSNLDGRTDVFAFGAILFEALTGQRPFDAANFNALIVKIATTPPKDIDVIAPEVPDALRDVVKRCLEPQRDHRLATFEAVAERLVAILPDLEKDPRPLPPPQTILSTDDPDATNALPIVRPGDRPLSVPPPPAAGTPHFSAWPTPTPHLSYTTSPASFAPPASAPAAHMRSIYAGGAAAAAAIVVLLVLLVTALRREPTVITVAGPAQITSASAPAPSVSSDPAVPTVAVDTLPVASKSTIPLEKGKGRLFISAGPSWCTVTVDGVSKGPTPLPALDLAPGTHQLRCDAPSKKSKTVSVVIQEAATANYKFSID
- a CDS encoding glucose 1-dehydrogenase; translation: MSVSLPLDGTVTIVTGASRGIGEAIARAIVAAGGKVVLASRKIESLEPIARSLGDAAFAVAAHTGREAECDALVDAAVKKFGKVDGLVNNAAANPYFGPLVDTDMGAWEKTFEVNVKGYFWMARGVIRHLQSRSAKGSIVSVASVAGLEAAPMMGAYGMTKAAVLSMTKTLAVELGGQGIRVNAIAPGFVDTRFAAAVVQNDSLLTEVKKKTPLGRVAAPEEIAGGVVFLLGNGASYLTGHTLVIDGGMTVS